GTGCCCCACCGGCACCACGCGATCCCGACCACCGTGCACCAGCAGCACCGGCGTCACCACGTCAGCCGGGTCGAACCCCCACTCCGCCACGTACGCCAACTCGTCGTCCACCGCCCCCGACGCGCCCAGCGCGGGCCCCACCACCGACTCGAACCACGCCCACTCCCCCGCCAGCGCCGCCCAGTCCGCCGACGTGAACCCCGGGTCCTGCTCCCCCGCCGACGCCTCGAACGCCACCTTCGCCGCACGACCCGCCGCCGCCGCGCGCAACGACGCCGCCCCCGACTCGGCCATCCCCGCGAACCAGTCCAACCCCTCCGCGCCGTACGGGGCCAACCCCGACACCGACACCACGGCCACGACCCGCTCGGGCGACAACGCGCCACAGGCCAACGCGTGCGGACCACCACCCGAGTGCCCCACCACCGCGAACCGGCCCACCCCGGCCGCGTCCGCCACGGCCGCCGAGCACGCCGCCGCCGACGCCACGTCACGCCCCGGCGACGCCGACGAGCCGCCGTACCCGAACCGGTCGTAGGACAGCCACCGCAGCCCGAACCGCTCGGCGTCCGCGAACAGCGGCGCGGGCGGCGCGCCGACGTTGGGCGTCCCGTGGTGCCACAGCACCGGGAACCCGTCGCCCCCCGTGTCGTAGGCGTGCAGCACGGGACCACCGGGCAACTCGACGTCGAATTCGATCATCACGGCGCCGAGCCTAATCACGTCCGTCCTCAGCAGGTTTTTGCTGTTCAGGGGACGGTCGTCGGTTTCGATGCCGCAGCAGGATTAGCTTTTGTCCACACTGAAGTTACTGAGTACATGGACCAGTGGTCCCGATCAGCGCTTCTGCTCACCCGATCGGGGCTTGCCGGCCCGCAGCGAGCCGGGGTGCGCCTTGACGGACGGGTCCTTGCGGGTCTTCAGCAGGCTGGCCACCGTGACGATCGCCAGCACACCGATGATCACGCCCAGGCTGACCGGCGTCGCGATCTCCGGCACGCTCGGCGAGATGTCCACGTGCAGCCAGTGCAGGATCAGCTTCACGCCGATGAACGCGAGGATGAGCGCCAGGCCCGTCGACAGGTAGACCAGCCGGTCGAGCAGCCCCTTCACCAGGAAGAACAGCGCTCGCAGGCCGAGCAGGGCGAAGGCGTTGGCGACGAAGACGATGTACGGCTCCTCCGTCACGCCGAACACGGCCGGGATGGAGTCGAGGGCGAACAGCAGGTCGATGCCGCCGATGGCGACCAGCACGATGAGC
This region of Saccharothrix longispora genomic DNA includes:
- a CDS encoding alpha/beta fold hydrolase, producing MIEFDVELPGGPVLHAYDTGGDGFPVLWHHGTPNVGAPPAPLFADAERFGLRWLSYDRFGYGGSSASPGRDVASAAACSAAVADAAGVGRFAVVGHSGGGPHALACGALSPERVVAVVSVSGLAPYGAEGLDWFAGMAESGAASLRAAAAGRAAKVAFEASAGEQDPGFTSADWAALAGEWAWFESVVGPALGASGAVDDELAYVAEWGFDPADVVTPVLLVHGGRDRVVPVGHARWLARRCAGAELWVAEEEGHLSVLAGAASWVEWVRARWDEGVGR